DNA from Brachyspira aalborgi:
TTATTTTATTTAATTTCCATATATTTTGTTTCTAAAAAAGATTTAAAATCGAATAAGAAAATTTTTTATATTATCGCTATAATATGTATAATTACGGTTGTATTTGGAAATATATTTGCATTGCTATCTGGAATTACGATTATAATTAAGATAAATCATAAAGACGAAGATATATCTATAGAATTTGTCGATACTTTATATAGAATATTCAAAAATGAAATGGCGGTTATAGGTATGTTTTTTGTTATATTTTTATTTTCATTGTCTATAAACAGCGTATTTACATTTAATTATTCCGATGCCATAGAAAATAATTATTCGGCGTTATTAAATCATCCTTCGTTATCTTATCCTTTTGGAACTGATAATTACGGCAGAGATGTTTTTAGTAGAATAGTTTTTGGAGCGAGAATATCTTTAATAATAGGAATAATATCCACTTTAATACCGATTGTAATAGGCGGAATATTAGGCGCGTTATCGGGTTATTATAAAAGAAATGTTGATAATATAATAATGAGAGCTTTGGATGTATTATATTCTATTCCCAATATACTTCTTGCGATAGCTATTATATCGGTTTTTGGCGCTAATGTTTTTGTATTGATAATAGCGTTAAGTATCAGCGCGATTCCAAAATATGCAAGGACTGTCAGAGCGAGCGTAATTTCGGTATCAAATATGGAATTTGTAGAAGCGGCTAAAGCTTTAGGAGCAAATAATTTTATAGTTATTTATAAACATATTATTCCAAATGTATTATCTCCCGTAATAGTTAGAATGTCTTTAGATATAGGCTCTGCGGTTTTGCAAACCAGCAGTTTAAGTTTTTTGGGTTTAGGTATAGAGCCTCATATACCAGAATGGGGAAATATATTAAAAACGGGAAGCGTATATCTTGAAACCAATCCTTATATAGCCATATTTCCTGGACTTGCGATTATATTAATGGTATTGGCTTTTAATTTTTTAGGAGACGGTTTGAGAGACGCTTTAGACCCGAGAATGAAATAAAATAATGAATAAATAAATATAAATAAAGGTAAAAAATAATTTATGAAAGAAAACGATTTACTGAATATAAAGAATTTGCATGTTCATTATATTAAAGAAGACGAAACGGTTAAAGCCGTTAACGGTATAAATATCTCGTTAAAAAAAGGAGAAAGTATAGGTATAGTTGGAGAAACTGGAGCGGGAAAAACTACTATGGCGTTGTCTATAATGGGACTTATACCGTATCCTCCTGGAATTATAGTGGACGGAGAAATATATTACGAAGGAAAAAATATAATAAATAGCGATAAAAAAGAATACCAAAACATAAGAGGCAAGGGCATATCTATGATATTTCAAGACCCTATGACCGCTCTAAATCCTACGATGACTATTGAAAAACAATTAATGGAAGTATTGGACAGCCATGAAAAAAATATGAGTAAAAATGAAAAAAGAAAAACCGTTATAGAATTACTTGAAATGGTAGGAGTTCAAAGAGATAGATTAAAAGAATATCCTCATCAGTTTTCGGGAGGCATGAAGCAAAGGGTTGTAATAGCTATGTCTTTATTATTAAAACCAAAAATTTTAATAGCCGATGAACCGACTACAGCGTTGGATGTCACTATACAAGCTCAAGTTTTGGATATAATAAACAGCCTTAAAGAAAAATTTAATATGTCTCTTATTCTTATAACTCATGATTTGGGAATAGTAGCCGAAATTTGCGATAGAATATTTATAGTTTATGCGGGCGAAGTAGTTGAAAGCGGTAATGTAAAAGATGTTTATTTAAATACCAAACACCCATATACAAAAGGACTTTTTAATTCCATACCAAGATTAGATATTGATAACGAAAGACTTACCCCGATAGAAGGCGACATGGTTAATCCTGCAAATCTGCCAAGCGGATGTTATTTTCATCCAAGATGCGTATACAAAAAAGATATATGCATAAATAAAAAACCTAAATTTACTGGCGTTAATCATGGATATAGCTGTCATTTTTCGTTTGATAACGGAGAGTAAATATAATGTTTATACAAACAAAAAATTTATATAAATATTTCGACACTCCAAGTGGTAAATTGCATGCCGTAGACAATATAAATATAGGTATGAACGAAGGCGAAACGCTTGGAATTGTGGGAGAATCGGGATGTGGAAAAAGCACTTTGGGAAGAGTTATTTTAAGACTTCAAGAACCAGATAGCGGAAATATATATTATGACGGTATGGATATTACAAAATTAAACGACAGCGACATGAGAAAAATGAGAAGATATATGCAGATAATATTTCAAGACCCCTATTCTTCTTTAAATCCGAGATATACGGTATCGGAAATAATATCCGAACCTCTTAATTTTTTTAATATATACGAAAATCATAGAGATAAAAAATCGAGAGTGGAAGAGCTTATGGATATAGTGGGTTTAAGTAAGAGATGCTATAATATGTATCCGCATGAATTTGACGGAGGAAGAAGACAGAGAATAGTAATAGCACGAGCGCTTTCAATAAATCCAAAATTTATAGTTTGTGATGAACCCGTAAGTGCGTTGGATGTTTCGATACAGGCTCAAATAATAAATCTGCTTATGGATTTGCAAAAATCGTTAAAGCTTACATATATGTTTATATCGCATGATTTATCTGTGGTAAAACATATATCAAATAATATATCCGTTATGTATTTGGGCGAGATAATAGAAAGCTGCGATAAAAAATCTTTATTTGAATCTCCTATGCATCCATATACAAAAGCCTTGCTTTCCGCCATACCTTCTATAAATTTTAATGAAAATGATAAAATAAAAAAGAATATTATATTAAAAGGCGAAATTTCCTCTCCGATTAATCCTAAAAAAGGATGCCGATTTTATAACAGATGTGTTTACGCTAAAGAATACTGTTTAAACGAAAATATAAAATTGGAAGAAGTTAATAATAATCATTATGTAGCTTGTTTGAGAGCAAAAGAATTATAATCGTATTTTAATTTTTAAATAATATGTTATATAATAATAAAACAAAAAGGAATTAAAATGACAGAAGCAAAACTAAAGCATACAACTTTAGATAATATAGGTTATCACTCTTTTGACTAGGATTTATAAAAAAAGAGTTTCGCTAGCTAAAAAATTCGTTTACGGAGCGACTGAAAATATATTAAGAAATTTGAAATATTATAATGTTAGAGGACGAGATTTAAACGAAGAGATAGAATCGATAACAAAACTTGAAGAAAGTTTAGATTCTTATAACAGAATAGATGAAATAATGGGAATTGAAGGAAATGTTCACAGAATATATTACAGAAGTTGGAATAAAATTATAAATCAAGAAATAGATTTTGAAAAAAGAGTAAAACGTCCGCCCGACAATATGATAAACTCTTTAATAAGTTTTTTAAACTCCGTTCTTTATACAAAAATACTTTCTGAAATTTATAGAACGCAATTAAATCCAACTATTAGTTATTTGCATGAACCTTCGGTTAAAAGATTTTCTTTATCTTTGGATGTCGCCGAAATTTTTAAACCTTTAATAGTCGACAGATTAATATTTTATTTATTAAATAAAAATATTATATCTGAAAATGATTTTGATAAAGAAAGCAATTTTTTAAGATTAAAAGAAAATGTTCTTCAAAATATTATGGGAGAAGTAGAAAAAAGATTAAAGACTACTATAAAACATAGAACATTAAATAGAGATGTTTCTTATAGATATTTAATGAGACTTGAACTTTATAAAATAATAAAACATTTGCTCGGAGAAAAAGAATATTCCCCGTTTAAAATATGGTGGTAGAAATGTATATAATTTTAATATATGATATTCAGGTAAACGATGAAGATAATCCTTATGTATTGAAAAAAGTTTTTAATATTTGCAAAAGGTATCTTAATCATATACAAAAATCGGTATTTGAAGGCGAACTTTCAGAACCTAAATACCTTAAATTAAAAGAAGAGCTCTTTGACATATTAAGAGAACATAAAGACTCATGTATAATATTTAAAAGCAGAAACGAAAAGTGGCTTGAAAAAGAGTTTTTAGTGAAAGAAGATATTGACAAAACTTCAAATTTTATATAAAATACAAGTATGTCGATGTTTAATCTATAATAATTTACGGATTATCGACAGACGATTTTTAAAATTAATGTCGTATTTTGTATTGTTATATTATTTTATATCAATACTTGTATCAAATTAATATGTAGAAAATATTAGTTTTGCATATTTCAGAGAGAAAAAACGGATAATAAATCTAACCATATTGGAATGTAAATGCTTTTTGGTGGTCGGCTACGCTTCTTTGAATCGCGATAATAAATCTAACCATATTGGAATGTAAATACATTATAAGCAGTAGAAACAGTGATATTTTGGTCAAATAATAAATCTAACCATATTGGAATGTAAATCTTCAATTAATTTGTGTTTATCTAAATCAATATAAGATAATAAATCTAACCATATTGGAATGTAAATATCAATGATAGATACCAAATGACTTTACGAAAAAAAATAATAAATCTAACCATATTGGAATGTAAATATATATATAATATGTCAAGTGTATTATATATATCGATAATAAATCTAACCATATTGGAATGTAAATCTGATATATCTTGAAATTTTACGCCCGTTGCTGCAGATAATAAATCTAACCATATTGGAATGTAAATTCTCAAAAGAGTATAATTTTTCATTACTCCCGCTCCATAATAAATCTAACCATATTGGAATGTAAATATACATTTTTGACTGACGAACCTATACCGCAAATATATAATAAATCTAACCATATTGGAATGTAAATTAAATCTTTCCAAAATCGTCCTTTATTATTTCCAAGATAATAAATCTAACCATATTGGAATGTAAATGCCCTATTATTCGTCTTTCCAAATTGACAATTCTATTTTAGTTATTAATCGTAGTTTGGTAAAGATAAACAAAAAAATAAAAAATTTCTCATTATTCCCCTTGACTTTTGCCGATTAATTTATTATATTAAGTATAGGTTGGATTTTCGCAAGAGACTCAACGCTATAACGAGTAATTGTTATAGGACTGGCTGCTTAAATCCAATCTTTCATTTTTTGCAATTTTTACAATCATAATTATAAGGACATATCCACTCGCAATTACTATCTAATATCTCATTAGTCATTTTATTACCTCCAATAATTTATTTTTAATATATTTACTTTCAACTTGTCTGTAACTTAAAAATTGAATATTTCTAATAAGCGGTATTTTTATTGAAACGCTTTTGTGAGATAAACTATATTTTGTATTCACGGCTATTTGCAAATATCTATCCTCTCCGACTTTATAGAGATATAAAAGATTTTTATTATTCTTTTGAAAATAAACATCTCCATAAAGCAAACATTTCAAAATATAATCGGCGTCCGATTTTTCTAAAGCCTCGTTTTTTAATGCATGTCTTTTCGCTTTTAATCCGTTTAATAATCTTGCTTCAAGTCCTACTGTAACGCTTTCGCCGATATCTATTCCAATTTTATTTTTTAAGTATTTTGAAATAGCCGAAGAAATAAAACCGACTGCGGTTATATTTTTAGAATTATTATCATTTTCAAAAGCTTTTTCAATAAAACTTTCAAACTGTTCTTTTTTGATTTCGTTTCGTAAGATTGTCTCGGCTATATTTTCAAAACGCTTTGGGAAATCTTTTTTTCCTTTTCGCATAAAGTCGTCAAAGAGGACTAAATCACGGCTATAATTTCCCTTACTTAATTTAATACAAATTAAAATTAAAAATAAGTTAAATAACTAGAAATTCCGACTGTTAATTTTTTACTTCTTTACATTGAAAAAAGAATTCGCTTTTTAGATTTTTTGTTATCAAAAAAAATAACATAAATACAAATAAAATAATAAAAAGTTTTCATATTTTATTTTTCTTCTATAGCGTCTATAAGTCTTATTAATTCTCTCGACCTGCTTGCTATACTTTCTTTTAATGCCGCTAAAGTGTCGCTTCCCGCTTTGCTGTTTGCAATTTCTAATTTCAAATTATCGGCTATATTCAAACAGGCTAATATCGCTATAACATCTCTCGGTTTATCTTGTCCGTAATGTTGCGCTATATCGTTCATACTTTTGTCTACAAAATCGGCAAGCTCTATTAAATATTCAATATTCTC
Protein-coding regions in this window:
- a CDS encoding cell division protein ZapA, coding for MMSNSLEVNIFGRTLNIKSSEENIEYLIELADFVDKSMNDIAQHYGQDKPRDVIAILACLNIADNLKLEIANSKAGSDTLAALKESIASRSRELIRLIDAIEEK
- a CDS encoding ABC transporter ATP-binding protein, which produces MKENDLLNIKNLHVHYIKEDETVKAVNGINISLKKGESIGIVGETGAGKTTMALSIMGLIPYPPGIIVDGEIYYEGKNIINSDKKEYQNIRGKGISMIFQDPMTALNPTMTIEKQLMEVLDSHEKNMSKNEKRKTVIELLEMVGVQRDRLKEYPHQFSGGMKQRVVIAMSLLLKPKILIADEPTTALDVTIQAQVLDIINSLKEKFNMSLILITHDLGIVAEICDRIFIVYAGEVVESGNVKDVYLNTKHPYTKGLFNSIPRLDIDNERLTPIEGDMVNPANLPSGCYFHPRCVYKKDICINKKPKFTGVNHGYSCHFSFDNGE
- the cas1b gene encoding type I-B CRISPR-associated endonuclease Cas1b, coding for MTRIYKKRVSLAKKFVYGATENILRNLKYYNVRGRDLNEEIESITKLEESLDSYNRIDEIMGIEGNVHRIYYRSWNKIINQEIDFEKRVKRPPDNMINSLISFLNSVLYTKILSEIYRTQLNPTISYLHEPSVKRFSLSLDVAEIFKPLIVDRLIFYLLNKNIISENDFDKESNFLRLKENVLQNIMGEVEKRLKTTIKHRTLNRDVSYRYLMRLELYKIIKHLLGEKEYSPFKIWW
- a CDS encoding ABC transporter ATP-binding protein codes for the protein MFIQTKNLYKYFDTPSGKLHAVDNINIGMNEGETLGIVGESGCGKSTLGRVILRLQEPDSGNIYYDGMDITKLNDSDMRKMRRYMQIIFQDPYSSLNPRYTVSEIISEPLNFFNIYENHRDKKSRVEELMDIVGLSKRCYNMYPHEFDGGRRQRIVIARALSINPKFIVCDEPVSALDVSIQAQIINLLMDLQKSLKLTYMFISHDLSVVKHISNNISVMYLGEIIESCDKKSLFESPMHPYTKALLSAIPSINFNENDKIKKNIILKGEISSPINPKKGCRFYNRCVYAKEYCLNENIKLEEVNNNHYVACLRAKEL
- the cas2 gene encoding CRISPR-associated endonuclease Cas2 encodes the protein MYIILIYDIQVNDEDNPYVLKKVFNICKRYLNHIQKSVFEGELSEPKYLKLKEELFDILREHKDSCIIFKSRNEKWLEKEFLVKEDIDKTSNFI
- a CDS encoding ABC transporter permease, coding for MNYRKRLEESKFIKFREYGSLKFSIGASLFVGILLFLFSIDIPKRSFNIYVIIVSILYFLSSIVSYIILNKLKEDVKKFNYIKQNTRKLGFILISFILFANIFAVSSGFLLIAKKKELEYILLFEAFLINIYIILVSFINLFKESIPQKFYIGITILFITSLFYLISIYFVSKKDLKSNKKIFYIIAIICIITVVFGNIFALLSGITIIIKINHKDEDISIEFVDTLYRIFKNEMAVIGMFFVIFLFSLSINSVFTFNYSDAIENNYSALLNHPSLSYPFGTDNYGRDVFSRIVFGARISLIIGIISTLIPIVIGGILGALSGYYKRNVDNIIMRALDVLYSIPNILLAIAIISVFGANVFVLIIALSISAIPKYARTVRASVISVSNMEFVEAAKALGANNFIVIYKHIIPNVLSPVIVRMSLDIGSAVLQTSSLSFLGLGIEPHIPEWGNILKTGSVYLETNPYIAIFPGLAIILMVLAFNFLGDGLRDALDPRMK